Sequence from the Streptomyces sp. NBC_00358 genome:
GGCGCTCGGAGAGCTCGGCGGCCAGTTGCTGGGTGAACGGGCGCCCGCTGGGGGTGGGGACCACGAGGACGGGGCCGTGGGCGCCCGTCTCGTAGCCGTCCGCCAGCGCGGAGTCCAGGGCTTCGCCCCAGGGCTCGGTCTTCATGACCATGCCGGGGCCGCCGCCGTAGGGAGTGTCGTCGACCGTGTTGTGACGGTCGTAGGTCCACTCCCGGAGATCGTGCACATGGACGTTCAGCCGGCCGCGCGCGCGGGCCTTGCCGACGAGCGAGACGTTCAGGGGTTCCAGGTACTCGGGGAAGATCGTGACCACGTCGAGCCGCATCAGGCGTCGGCCCCCGCGGCGTCCTCGCCGTCCCCGGCGGAGCCGTCCTCGGCCGAGCCGTCCCCGGTGTCCTCGGACGAGCCGTTCTCGGCGTCCCTGCTGGAGACGATCTCCGCCTGGTCGTCGATCAGGCCGGGCGGCGGGTCGATGACGGCCCGCTGCTCCTCCAGGTCGATCTCGACGACGATCTCCTCCACGAACGGGATCAGCACCTCGGTCCCGTCCGGGCGCTCCACCACGAACAGGTCCTGCGAGGGCAGGTGCGAGATCTCGGTGATGCGTCCGACCTCGGCACCGTCCTTGGTGACCACGTCCAGGTCCATCAGCTGGTGGTCGTAGTACTCGTCCGGGTCCTCCGGCACCTCGTTCGGGTCGACCTCGGCGATCAGCAGGGTGTTGCGCAGCGCCTCTGCGGCGTTGCGGTCCCGTACACCGGCGAAACGCAGGAGCAGACGGCCGCTGTGGACGCGGCCCGTCTCGATGGTCAGTGGTCCGGTGGAGGCCGGATCGGTGAGGAGGACGGCACCGGGCCCGAGCCGGAGCTCCGGCTCGTCCGTGCGGACCTCCACGGTGACCTCGCCCTTGATGCCGTGGGCGCGGCCGACGCGAGCGACTACCAGCTGCACTGTGCTTGATCTCCTGTCGTGTGCCGACGGCCGTGCCGGACGGACGGCTTCGGGTGCGCGGACGCCCGGGGTGTGTGGACGTCCCGGCGGTCCGCGGTCCGCGGCCGCCTGCGAGGGTTCGCAGACGACTACGGGCCGGGGACGGCTCGTAAGCCCTCCCCGGCCCGAGCCGGTGCTGCCTGTTACGTCAGCGGACGTGATCCACGTCGACGAGGTCGACGCGGACACCGCGACCGCCGATGGCGCCCACGACGGTGCGCAGAGCGCGCGCGGTGCGGCCGTTGCGGCCGATCACCTTGCCGAGGTCGTCGGGGTGGACCCGGACCTCAAGAACGCGCCCGCGGCGCAGGTCGCGCGAGGCGACCTGCACATCGTCGGGGTTGTCGACAATGCCCTTCACGAGGTGCTCGAGAGCCTCCTCGAGCATGCTCAGGCCTCGGTCGACTCGGACTCGGCCGGAGCCTCGTCCTTCTTCTCAGCCTTCTTCTTCTGGGTGATGGCCTCACCCTTGCCCGAGTCGTCGCCACCGAGGGCGTCGAACAGCGGGCGCGCGGCCTTCGGCTCGGCCACGAGCAGCGGAGCCGGGGCCGGCAGGCCCTTGAACTTCTGCCAGTCGCCGGTCAGCTTCAGAATGGCGAGCACGGGCTCGGTCGGCTGCGCGCCGACACCCAGCCAGTACTGCGCGCGGTCCGAGTCGACCTCGATGCGCGAAGGGTTCTGCACCGGGTGGTACAGACCGATCTCCTCGATGGCCCGGCCATCACGGCGGGTACGGGAGTCGGCGACGACGATGCGGTAGTGAGGCGAACGGATCTTGCCCAGACGCTTCAGCTTGATCTTGACTGCCACGGAAGTGGTGTCTCCTGGTCTTGACGGGGTTGGACACGACGAGATGGCCGCGTGGGGTTGCGGTACCCGAGTGCCCGATGGACGCGTCAGCCGGAGGAGAGAGGGGTCCTATGCGGCTGTCGAGTACAGCTAGCCATTCTGCCACATCCTCCGGTCCGCCCGGACCGGAGGTGTCCGGGCCCATGCCTGTCGGGCACCCGGCGTTCCGGGTGCCCGACAGGCATGACTCGGCTCCGGCCGGCCGCCGCGCGAGCCGGCGAGGTGTCGCCCGCGCGCACTCGTGCCTCCTGAATTCCCCCACATCCCCAAGGGCTGTGGGGGAGGCACGACTGCTCACGGGCCACGCGCACTCGTCCGGCACCCACGAGACGCCGGTGTGGCACGCACCTCAGCCGGCGGCGGCCCCGACCACCTCCGGAATCCGGAAGGGTTTTCCGCATCCTCCGCACACGATCGGCGCCTGCGCGAGGACCGAGGGGACCACGCGCACATTGCGCCCGCAGTCGCAGACGGCCTTGACGCGGACGCCTCCCCCGGAGGAGCCGTGGCGGGCGGCCGGGCCGCGGAACGAACGGGCGGTGTCGGCGGAGGTGGCGGCCGTGTGCGCCTTCAGCGCGCGCTGGAGCCGCTCGATGGTCGGGCGGTAGCGGCGCTTGGCCTCGGGGTTGAGCGTGACCAGCGAGAAGCCACTGCTGGGATGCGGCTCCTCGGGGTGGTCGAGGCCCAGCTCCTCGGCGATCGCGAGGAATCTGCGGTTGTGATATCGGCCGGCGCGCGAGGTGTCGCGGACTCCGCGGGCGGCGGCGATGCCGTGGACTGCTTCGTGAAGCAGTCGCTCGAAGGAGAGCTCGTGTCCGCAGGCGGACGACGATTCTCCGATCAGGGACTCTGGCGCGGCAAGATCGGGCAGCTCGGAGTGGTGCCGCTGAATGTCGGCCCACGCCCCTGCCAGCTCTGCGGCGAGAACAGGTGGTGTCGTGCTCACGTAATGAGAACGAGCGGGGGTGCCTCTGTGTTCCTATTACGGGGCATCCCAAATAATTTGCACGTACCCGTCAGTTGCCGCTGATGCGTCCTGACGAGGGCGGGTGCGCTGATCTGCGGAGAAGCGTCACAGCTCATACCAAGGCGGTACGTAGGTATACGTACGCCCCGGCGCGTAGACGGCATCCGTCCGCCGGGGCCCCTGAGGTCGGCGGATGCGCAAGAGGTGTTTCGGCCGCCCTCGCGTCCCACTCAGTAGGCGCGGGCGACGACGGCGACGTTACCGGGTGCGTCGTCGGCGCCGGGCACCGACCCGTCCTCGGCGACCAGACACCGTACGGTCACCGCGTGCTCGGCGAGCCTGGCCTCGCCGTCTTCACCGAGGTCCGCCCAGGGGATGCGCGCCCAGCCGCCCGCCACGGCGGCCTCCACCGCCGCGTCGAGCGTCGACACGTCCGAGGTCCGGGACTCGCGGCGCTCGCGGGACTGCCTCAGGAGCAGCGCCTGGTCCTCTTCGAGGACGCCGGGGAGCAGCGCCTCCAGCGCGTCGAGGGCCACGGGCTCC
This genomic interval carries:
- the rimM gene encoding ribosome maturation factor RimM (Essential for efficient processing of 16S rRNA); its protein translation is MQLVVARVGRAHGIKGEVTVEVRTDEPELRLGPGAVLLTDPASTGPLTIETGRVHSGRLLLRFAGVRDRNAAEALRNTLLIAEVDPNEVPEDPDEYYDHQLMDLDVVTKDGAEVGRITEISHLPSQDLFVVERPDGTEVLIPFVEEIVVEIDLEEQRAVIDPPPGLIDDQAEIVSSRDAENGSSEDTGDGSAEDGSAGDGEDAAGADA
- a CDS encoding RNA-binding protein, with product MLEEALEHLVKGIVDNPDDVQVASRDLRRGRVLEVRVHPDDLGKVIGRNGRTARALRTVVGAIGGRGVRVDLVDVDHVR
- the rpsP gene encoding 30S ribosomal protein S16, with product MAVKIKLKRLGKIRSPHYRIVVADSRTRRDGRAIEEIGLYHPVQNPSRIEVDSDRAQYWLGVGAQPTEPVLAILKLTGDWQKFKGLPAPAPLLVAEPKAARPLFDALGGDDSGKGEAITQKKKAEKKDEAPAESESTEA